One Rattus norvegicus strain BN/NHsdMcwi chromosome 20, GRCr8, whole genome shotgun sequence DNA segment encodes these proteins:
- the Or12d14b gene encoding olfactory receptor 12D2 has translation MVLLNPTLVTEFLLSGVTDIQELNSILFVTVLAMYFVNVFGNGAIMMIVSLDPRLHSPMYFFLGNLACLDICFSTVTVPKMLENFFSTSKAISFLGCITQLYFFHFLGSTEALLLTIMAFDRFVAICRPLHYPSIMNRQVCIQMAVFIWAIPFLHALVHSILTYQLNFCGSNHIHHFFCDVKPLLELACGNTELNRWLLNTFTGTFAIGLFFLTFLSYFYIITYLFLKTRSCSMLHKALSTCASHFMVVIIFYAPVLFIYINPDSGSSLEKDRIIAVMYTVVTPALNPLIYTLRNKEVRRALNRKIRIHL, from the coding sequence tattaTTGAATCCAACATTAGTCACAGAATTTCTCCTCTCGGGGGTGACAGACATACAAGAACTGAACTCTATTCTCTTTGTCACGGTCCTTGCCATGTACTTTGTCAATGTGTTTGGGAATGGAGCCATCATGATGATCGTCAGCTTAGATCCAAGACTCCACTCACCTATGTACTTCTTCTTGGGAAACCTAGCATGTCTAGATATCTGCTTCTCCACTGTAACAGTGCCAAAGATGCTTGAGAACTTCTTCTCCACAAGCAAAGCAATTTCCTTCTTGGGATGCATAACTCAGCTTTATTTCTTCCACTTCCTGGGTAGCACAGAGGCTTTACTGCTGACAATCATGGCATTTGACCGCTTTGTGGCTATCTGCAGACCACTCCACTACCCTTCCATCATGAATCGTCAGGTGTGTATCCAGATGGCTGTCTTCATCTGGGCCATTCCTTTTCTTCATGCTCTAGTTCACTCCATATTGACGTATCAATTGAACTTCTGTGGTTCCAACCATATCCatcatttcttctgtgatgttaagCCATTATTGGAGCTGGCCTGTGGAAACACTGAACTCAACAGGTGGCTGCTCAATACATTCACAGGGACATTTGCCATTGGCCTCTTCTTTCTGACTTTTCTCTCCTATTTCTACATCATTACCTATCTGTTTCTCAAAACCCGTTCTTGTAGCATGTTGCACAAAGCATTGTCCACTTGTGCCTCTCACTTCATGGTTGTCATTATTTTCTATGCTCCTGTTCTTTTCATTTATATCAATCCTGATTCAGGGAGCTCCCTGGAAAAGGACAGGATCATTGCTGTCATGTACACTGTGGTCACTCCTGCACTCAATCCACTTATCTACACTCTGAGGAACAAGGAAGTGAGGCGTGCTCTGAATAGGAAAATCAGAATACATCTTTGA